Part of the Flavobacterium sp. MDT1-60 genome, AAAAGCAGAAAGATGCAGTTGCTTTTAATGCCCGTTATGCAAAAATATATGCAGCTGCCGATGGTTTTGTATCTCAAAAAATAGCCAATGTAGGCGAAGTCGTGGGACCAGGCTCTCCTATTCTGGCTATTAATGAAACCTCCCACAACAATAACTACTTATTAAAAATTGGACTTACCGATACAGAATGGGCAGCTGTAAAAATTGGACAGAAAGCAGTTGTTACCCTTGATGGGTATCCCGACAAACAATTTGATGCTTCAGTTTTTCGAAAGTCACAATCAGCAGATGCGGCACTGGGCTCTTTTCAGGTGGAGCTGAAACTGGATATGAAAAGCAGTAAACCGGCAGTGGGTATGTTTGGTAAAGCCGAAATTCATACTGATAATGCACAGGATGTAATCACAATCCCATATGATGCGCTCATCGAAGCTGATGGTAACAAAGCCTTTGTATTTCTATTGAAAAACAATAAAGTAAAAAGACAGCCAGTAACCATCTATAAGTTTGAAAACAAAACGGTTTATATAAAAGATGGACTGCAAAAAACAGATCAGATAGTGATCTCAAACAGTGCCTATCTGAACGAACAATCAACGATCAAAATAATTAAATAACTACCAGTATGAAAATTACAAACTTTGCCGTTAAAAATTATCAGTTCACACTGATTATATTTCTTCTGGTTGCCGTAGTAGGTTATATAACCCTGTTTTCAATGCCGCGCTCCGAGGATCCTTCAACCCATGCGCCCCAATATCTGATTACGGTAATTTATCCGGGCACCAGCCCGAAAGATATGGAGGAGCAGGTCGTAAAGCCTATTGAGAGCAAGATTTACGCCCTTGAAAATATTGACAAAATTTTGACCACCGTAGAAGACGGAGTTGCTGCATTTCAGGTAAAATTTAAATACGGTGTTGATGTTGACAATAAATATCAGGAAATCTCTACAGAAATAAATGCGCTGAAAAGCAGTGAACTTCCCAAAGATATTTATCTGATCAAGACCGAGAAAATTGCCTCATCGGACGTAAAAATCCTGCAAGTGGCATTGGTCTCTGAAAATGTTTCGGACAAGAAACTGCGTGATGAAGCCGATAAGCTAAAAACAAAATTAGAAAAGATTACCAACCTTAAGGATGTGGAATATGACGGAATCCCTGAACAGGAAATCCGGGTTGATTTGCAGCTGGATAAATTGGCGCAGCTAAAGATTCCTTTAAATGCGGTTATGGGGAGCCTGCAGAGTGAAGCTGCCGATATTCCCGGTGGAAGCATTGATCTTGATACCAAGGTATTCAATGTAAAAACAAGTGGTAAGTTTAAAAATGAACAGGACGTTGCCAATACGGTTATTTACAATGCGAACGGAAAAATAATTTACATGAGAGATGTGGCTGAAGTAAGCTACAAGTCAGAAACCGTAGATCATATTACGCGTATCAACGGGCACCGCTGTGTTTTGGTTACCGCCGGAATGAAAGACAATATCAACATTGCAGATGTTGAAGCCCAGTACCTGCCTATTGTAGAGGAATTTTCCAAAGAACTTCCCCCAAATATTAAACTGGTTAAAAACTTTGACCAGGCTCAAATGGTTTCAGAACGCTTGGGACATTTGGGTTTTGACTTCGGTCTTGCTATTTTCCTTGTGATCATCACATTGCTTCCATTAGGCTCAAGAGCTTCTATCATTGTTATGATCTCCATACCGCTGTCCTTAGCGTTAGGGCTAATTGTTATGAATGCACTGGGTTACTCCCTGAATCAGCTGAGTATCGTTGGTCTGGTGGTTGCTTTGGGACTTTTGGTAGACGACAGTATTGTTGTGGTAGAAAATATTGAGCGCTGGCTGCGCGAGGGACATTCTAAAATGGATGCCGTACTAAAAGGCACTAAACAGATTGGTATTGCTGTGGTGGGCTGTACCGCTACCCTAGTCATCGCATTTTTACCTTTGGCTTTCCTTCCCGATGTTGCGGGTGAATTTATCCGAAGCCTTCCAATGGCAGTCATTACAAGTGTCTTGGCCTCTATGGTTGTAGCATTAACGTTAGTTCCGTTTTTGGGAAGCAGATTTTTAAAAACACACGAACATGGCGAAGGAAATATCTTTCTGCAATATTTACAAAAATTCCTTACCAGATCGTATAGAGATATAATGCCAAAAGCATTGAAATATCCAAAAACAACTATTGCAATATCAGTAGCTTTAAGTTTTACAGCATTTGGATTGTTTACCCTTACAGGGTTTAAATTATTTCCTACCTCTGAAAAGCCAATGTTCCTGATCAATATAAAGACACCGCTTCAATCCAGTATCTCAGAGAGCAACAGGGTAACCAAAATGGTAGAGGCGGAATTGAAAAACCATAAAGAAATTGCCTTTTTCACTGCAAATGTCGGCAAGGGAAATCCGCAGATTTATTATAATGTACATCCGCAGGACAGAAAACCAGACTTCGGGCAGGTCTTTGTTCAGCTGTCTGACGAGGCAAAACCTTCGGAAAAAACCGCATTAATTGAAACTTTGAGAGAAAAATTCAAAACAATGCCTTACGCTAAAATAGAAATAAAAGACTTTGAACAAGGTCCACCGCTTGAAGCCAATATTGTGGTACGATTGTTTGGAGAAGACCAGGATGTGCTTCGCAAACTGTCTTTTCAGGTAGAAAATATTCTGCGCGGACAAAAGGGAACGATTTACGTTAATAATGAATTGAACACCTATAAGACTGACGTAAAAGTAAAGATCAATAAAGAGAAAGCCAGAACACTGGGCGTGCTGACCAGCGATATCGATAAGGTGATCCGTCTTGCCGTAGCAGGTTTGAACGTTGGGGATTATATTGACGATCGCGGCGATGCCAGAAATGTGACCCTGACCCTGCCACGTGATAAATTTTCTAATCTGGATGCCTTAAAAAATCTGTATGTAAATAATATACAGGGAACACCTATTGCTCTGAACCAGGTTGCAGCACTTTCTTTTGAAACCTCTCCAACAGCGATCAATCATTTTAATAAATCACGATTCTCAAAAGTAACTGCAGTATCACAGGAAGGTTATTATGCTAATGATTTACTTACAGAAATTGTTCCGAAACTGGACCAGTTAAAAATGCCAAAGGGATACTATTATAAATTGGCAGGAGAAAAAGAATCAGAAGGCGATTCACTTGGAGGTAATTTCCTTTCAGTAATCATACTAAGTACTTTCTTGTTTATAGCTGTTCTGTTATTACAATTTAAAACCTTTAAAGGAATCATCATTGTACTGTCTATTATTCCTTTGGGAATTTTAGGAGGGGTGGTATTTTTACTGATCGATGGCAGCCCGATGTCACTTGTGGCCATTATCGGATTTATCGGTCTCTCCGGAATACAGGTGAAGAACTCACTGCTGCTCGTTGATTTTACCAACCAGCTGCGCCAGGAAGGGTATTCCATTGATGAAGCGATTGCCATTGCAGGGGAAACGCGTTTTCTTCCCGTTGTACTGACATCCATTACAGCCATATGCGGATTGATTCCACTTGCCCTGAACTCCAACCCGCTTATCGCGCCTTTGGCAATTGTACTGATCGGAGGACTTGTAAGCTCTACCATCCTTTCGAGAATCGTGACCCCGGTAATGTATAAACTGATTCCGCCAACAATTGAAGAGGTATAGGCGTTTAAATCAATAATAGCTTTCTACGAAAAAGTGATAAAATAAAATTTTTTGAAAATTAAAAAAATTAAAATTATTATAATAATTCACTAAAAACTACAATTATGAACTTCAAAAATGTAAAAACACAATCCATAAATATTGGAGGAACAGATTTCTATTATCGCAAACTTGGTGAAGATAAACCAGGCTTACCCATAATTTTTCTAAATCACTTAACCGCTACAATGGATGATTGTGACCCAAAAATTATGGAAGGCTTGGCCTCCGAACATCCAATCATTTGCTTTGATAATCGAGGCATAGGTTCTACAGGAGGAGTAACTCCAAAAAACGTTGCAGAAATGGCTACAGATGCGATAGCTTTTATAAAAGCACTCGGTTATCAAAAAGTTGACCTTTTCGGGTTTTCACTGGGTGGTTTCATCACACAGGAAATTTTACTTCGTGAGCCACAACTTGTACACAAAGTAATTCTTGCTGGTACCGGACCCGCTAGTGGTGCTGGTATTAGCAAAATGACACCCGTAGTTATCAAAGATGTAATCAAAGGTAATTTTACCTTCAGAAATCCGAAATTCTATTTGTTCTTCAACAAGAATGCTAATGGACACAAAGCTGCAAAAAGCTATCTTAAAAGGCTAAAAGAAAGAAAAGAAAATAGAGGCGAGAAATTAAAAATGAAACACTTGACACATCAGCTCGATGCAATAAAGGCTTGGGGATTGCAAGCACCGCAAGACTTATCAGTAATTATACAGCCTGTCTTAATTGTAAACGGTGAAAACGATAAAATGGTTCCTGCTAGTAATTCATACGAATTAAAAAATCGTATAAAAAATTCAGAAATAATTATTTACAAGGATGCAGGTCACGGTTCAATATTCCAAAACCACGAAGATTTTGTAAAAAAAGCATTAGAATTTTTAGCTAAATAAAAATGGAAAATAAAAGGCTTCAATTACTTAAAACTTTTATTGGTAAACCATTTTTCAGTATGACCGTCTCCTTTCGCTAAATGGCTAAATGGGACGGTTGTTTCTATAAACGATAAATCAATAGAATTTAAGTTTATAGTTGGAAAAGAAATAACAAATCCAGCAGGAACGCTACATAGAGGTTGTTTATCAATTACCTACGTACGCTTACAGGTAACCCTTTTTAAGGGAGTTTCCGAAGTTTCGTAATTCATTGGGCTTGAATGACAAGTTCCTGATGATACTGCTCTATGAGATTTAATTATAAATAATCTATATGATTTGTAACAGTCTGGATTTTACAATATAATTTTACTTTTCTAATGTAAAAAAAGATAACATTTTTAAGAGTTTTCTAACTTAAATCTTAATAATTATCTTTGTAGATAAACCCTGAAATTCATTATATAAACTCTAAGAATACCAATATATAAAACACTGCTAAAAATGATGCAGGCTAAAATGAATTATGGTTATTCTTAACAAGAAAAAAATATTAAAAAGCATATGGAAAACAGAATTTTTAAATACGAAATGACCATTAAGGAATTTCATCTTGACACATTTGGACACGTGAACAATGCCGCCTATCTTCAAATTTATGAAGAAGCCCGATGGGAGTTTATTACCCATAATGGTTATGGTTTGGATAAAATAAAAGAAACAGGACTTGGTCCTGTAATTCTGGAGATAAATCTAAGATTTATTAGAGAATTGCACCTGCGTAAAAAAATAACCATTCATTCTCAGACAACCGAATATAATTCAAGAATAGGTACTATCAAACAATGGATTACCAACAGTGAAGGAAAAATATGCTCAGATACAGAAATGAAGATCGGATTATTTGACACCCACAGGCGAAAACTGGTACAGCCTACAAAAGAATGGCTTGACGCAATAAAATAATTCTTTATTTTTGGAGCTGCCTCTTTTTGTCACAAAGGTTAAGGCTTTTAAGTTTACGGTTAGATCAATTCAGGAAGCTGTAAGTTTTGTGGCAAAATCGTGGCACAGGAGTGTTTTGAAACAAAAAAACTACCAAAATCAGGGCTGGAGAATTTAGGTTCGAATATATTACAAGTTCCATGTAAATTCACCATCATAATATCAAATATTTCAGTATAAACATAGGGTTACATTCCTATTTTTATAGTAGTATTTACTCAATCCATATATTTCCAATAGAATAGGTTTTTGCTCTTCCACTTATCGTAACCCGTTCACCTCTGTCTTCACAAAAAAGCTCACCGAGACGCTCAGATACCTGAAGGGCATAGAGCTCTTTTTTGTTTAGCCTTCCTGCCCAGAAAGGAATTAACGAGCAATGTGCAGAACCAGTGACTGGGTCTTCCAGAATAGATGCCTGAGGTGTAAAAAATCTGGAAACAAAATCAGACTTATCTCCTTTTGCAGTAACAATTACACCACCTGGGTCAAGATTTATCTGATCGAATATCTGCCTGTCTACAGTTATATTTCTAATTTGAGATTCGTTATCATAAACTAAAACATAATCCCGAGACTTAAATACTTCTTTTGGTTTAATACTTATCGCATTTTCAATCACTGCCGGAAGATTTGCCTTTAATGGCATTCTTGAAGGGAAATCCATTTTATAGAGACCGTTTTCTACTGCAACAGTCAGGTCTCCGCTTAAGGTTTCAAAAACAATTTTATCACTTTTATGACCGAGGATTTGTTTTAAGCAGTGTGCCGTGGCTAAGGTCGCATGACCGCAGAGATCCATTTCGATTTCTGGAGTGAACCAGCGCAAATGTATTTTCTTTCCTTTCTCTACAAAGAAGGCCGTTTCGGCAACAGCATTTTCATTAGCAATCTTCAATAGCATTTCGTCGCTTAGCCACTCTTCAAGAGGTACGACACAGGCTTGATTACCTCCGAATGTTTTTTCTGTAAAAGCATCAATTTGATAAAGATTAAGTTTCATATCTATTTTTTATTGCAATTAAATGTTATCAATATTGAAATATCTGGGATTATTTAGATCTGAAACAGCAAAGGATTATGCTAGTCTATTTAAGAAAACAAGACTGAATTATAATTATTATAAGTTACGACACTAAAGAATGCAATATTAAAGTAATATTCTTAACTAATGTAATTGTATAAAAAATAAAAACAACCCGAAAGTTGCTTTTATGATTTTTATTAATGTTATAAACTAGCGTTTCTTAATAATTTATCATTTAACAATCAGTTTTTTAGAAACATTAAAACCATTAGAACTGATGGTAACAACATATATTCCCGAAGCTAAATTATGATTGATTTTTGCAGAAGAACTGAGTTGGTTTACCAAAACTTTTCTTCCGTTTATATCTGTAACAATGACTGATGCTATTTCACCGGTTTTTAGTTCCGGAAGGACAATATTAAATTCTTTATTTGTTGACGGATTTGGATAAATACTTACCAGAGAATTGTTCTCGGCTGCTACTTCTTTATTAGCATTAATTTTCTTCGCTGTAGAAGTGCTTTGAAATTGCCATTGTGCGCTTTCCCAATTGTTTTGAGCTCCGGCATATTGAGCAGAACCATTAAGATTTTCGATATGAATCATGCCTCCTGTCTGCCATCTGTTTTTAATTCTCACCCAGGTACCATCAACATTTTCGGTTGACCATTGAGCGCTCCACCAATCAGATCCGGCAGCTGTACATTGCACTGCTCCTGTTAAGTTTTCAATATGCATTACATCTCCCGTGCCTACATTTTTTAATACAAAATAAGTGGCATCGATAGCGACTTTTTCCCACTTGTAATTATTATTGGCAACAGTTGCGCCATACCCTACATTCGCACCGGCATCATATAAATAATTATTAGTCCATTTATTTTTAATGGTAAAATAGTTTCCTGTTGCCGTGCTCACGGTAATTATAGCTGTGCTTGTTTTATTTCCACTTGCTGTTGTTACCGTAATTATTGCGGTTCCGTTTGAAATTGCAGTTACTAAACCCGAAGCATTCACCGTTGCTACGCCCGTATTATTGGATGCATAACTAACCGCTTTATTCGTTGCATTTGATGGAAGAACTGTTGGCGTTAATTGCTGCGTTCCTCCCGCCGCCAACGTTGCTGATGACGGACTAAGACTCACACTTGTCACAGCGACATTTGATGTATTTACAGTAATTACAGCTGTCGCTGTTTTCGCTCCATCCTGAGTTGTCACCATAATTGTTGCCGATCCCGAAGCAATTGCAGTTACTAAACCTGCGCCATTTACAGTTGCAACACCTGTATTATTAGAACTGTAACTTACTGTTTTATTTGTAGCATTTGCCGGAGCAACAGTTGGTGTTAATTGCTGTGTGGCGCCAACGCTTAAAGTCGCTGTTGTTGGTGAAACCGTAACACCTGTTACCGCAATTGAAGTACTGGAACAATTAGAACTTTGTGTCCACGAAAAGGAACCAATCGCGCTTAATTCTTCATTTGCTGCTGCATTACCGCCTCTGTACGAATAATTCATGTTGCAATATGTTCCATTTCCGGCAGGAGAACCAGCAATAAGTACAAAATAACCTCTGCCCCAATTTCTGTTCAGGGCATTATTGTTTGGAAATTCTTTACCGGTTCCGTTAACCGTTATATCTTTAAAACTAAGATTATAAATTCCGTCTCCTGATCTTTTACTGATCGAAATAGCATCATTTCTCGAATCTAAAATATCGATATTATACAACTGAACATTTTTAACCTGAGTTCCGGCATTAGTAGCACTAAAAATATCTACCGCCGCTACAGGATTGTTATAAGTATCATTGAAAGTCCCACAAGCTGTTACCGTAATATCGTGTATTTCGTGCATACCATCATTGTTAAATGGCGCTCCGGGAAAATTATTACTCACTCTGATTCCTGCTTCCAGATTGTCTTTTATAATTAAATTGTAAGCTTTATTATTTTTTCCGCCGTAAATAGCTAAACCACAGGCACGCCAGCAATTTTCTGAAGTATTGTATCTAAAGGTATTATTGATACATTCCAGTCCATCTGCAGACCAAATCGCCTGATCATCATCACCATTATTTCTAAAACTGCAATGCTCTACAATTGAGTTTGCAGTTCCTTTGCAAAGATTAATTCCGTCAGCATAATTATTTCTAAAACGACAATGAGATACTGTAAATCCATCCGCAATTGCCGGACCTCCAACATTGTATTGGGCAATCCAGGCACCGCATTCAAAATGCTCAGCCCAAATATTTTTTACTATTGAAGAAGATGTAAAAACACCATTTATAGCTTTATAAGAATTACTTCTTGAAGTCGAATTTGTCGATAAATAAAGATCTGTAAATGAAATACCTGCTGCATTGGCACGAAGTCCACCGTTACCAGAGCTGGTGTTGGTGAAATTAATCTGAGTATACCACATTCCGGCACCAATTAGTGAAGTATTGGCAACCCCAAAATACAATTCCCGATTCACGTTATAAACTCCACTCGGAATAAATATTTTTTTACCACCGTTTGCATCAATAAAGGTTTGAAGATCACTTCCGTTTCCGGTATACGTTACTGAACCCGTTGGAGCTGTAACACTTGTTGGAACTGGTTCAATCTCAGCAAAATCCAAATGAACATTACCCGATTCTCTTACCAGTTTTAAAGTTCCCGATGCTGAAATTTTAGCCGGAAGTTTATAACGCACTTCGTCAAATCGCATTCTCGGATTTTGATTTGTGATTCCGTTATTATTTGGATTTCCGTTGCTCCACAAATATTCCCACGACCAGGTTGAAGTCAAAGTCAGTGTGGTAATTTTTGTGTTCCCATTGTAAACACCCAATGTAGCCGATTGTCCATCAGGAACGCTGTAGCGAATGACAAGTCCGTCTGCAGCTTCTGTAAGTGTCCATTGTACTGTGGCATTGGTTGCAGACATATTCACGCATACCTGATCTGAGGCCTCTGATTGCAGATCTGCCTGAATGTATGACTTTGAAGTAGTTGCAGCACCATTCGACAATTGCCCTGCGTTTGCTTCGTACCTTTTATACTGTGCATCATAATAACCGCGCTGTGCGTATAAATTTGAGGTTAAGAGAATGCAAAAGATCCATACGATATGGAAATATTTTTTCTCTTTAAAAAAAATAAAATGTAATTGATTGTTCATAATCTGTGGTTTTAAATTAGTAAGGCAGTTCCTGAAAAAAGGACCTAACGAAACTAGATTTAAAAAAGAGATTTAAAAAAAGATATGTTAGAAATCAAGATTCGAATAATGATTCATATAAGTCAAAATACTGACAATCAATGCATTAAATTTATAATTAAAATAAAATATCAAGAATATATATAGATGAAAAGTTTGTAATTAAATCGATAATAATAAGAATAAATTAAAATTTTAACATCAAATACGAGACATTATCTTTTTTATAAGGAACTATACAAAATTAAAATATCAAAT contains:
- a CDS encoding efflux RND transporter periplasmic adaptor subunit, which encodes MKKSIAICLFAFPVFYACKEEKKEHSTFETAEVVSIKTATVESLALTNNISASGLVTTENTANYAFKIGGVVNHIYVEEGQFFKKGQLLATLDETEISAGLNQTDLNVKKYERDYTRANNLYKDSVYTLEQLQNTKTGLDIAKKQKDAVAFNARYAKIYAAADGFVSQKIANVGEVVGPGSPILAINETSHNNNYLLKIGLTDTEWAAVKIGQKAVVTLDGYPDKQFDASVFRKSQSADAALGSFQVELKLDMKSSKPAVGMFGKAEIHTDNAQDVITIPYDALIEADGNKAFVFLLKNNKVKRQPVTIYKFENKTVYIKDGLQKTDQIVISNSAYLNEQSTIKIIK
- a CDS encoding efflux RND transporter permease subunit, producing the protein MKITNFAVKNYQFTLIIFLLVAVVGYITLFSMPRSEDPSTHAPQYLITVIYPGTSPKDMEEQVVKPIESKIYALENIDKILTTVEDGVAAFQVKFKYGVDVDNKYQEISTEINALKSSELPKDIYLIKTEKIASSDVKILQVALVSENVSDKKLRDEADKLKTKLEKITNLKDVEYDGIPEQEIRVDLQLDKLAQLKIPLNAVMGSLQSEAADIPGGSIDLDTKVFNVKTSGKFKNEQDVANTVIYNANGKIIYMRDVAEVSYKSETVDHITRINGHRCVLVTAGMKDNINIADVEAQYLPIVEEFSKELPPNIKLVKNFDQAQMVSERLGHLGFDFGLAIFLVIITLLPLGSRASIIVMISIPLSLALGLIVMNALGYSLNQLSIVGLVVALGLLVDDSIVVVENIERWLREGHSKMDAVLKGTKQIGIAVVGCTATLVIAFLPLAFLPDVAGEFIRSLPMAVITSVLASMVVALTLVPFLGSRFLKTHEHGEGNIFLQYLQKFLTRSYRDIMPKALKYPKTTIAISVALSFTAFGLFTLTGFKLFPTSEKPMFLINIKTPLQSSISESNRVTKMVEAELKNHKEIAFFTANVGKGNPQIYYNVHPQDRKPDFGQVFVQLSDEAKPSEKTALIETLREKFKTMPYAKIEIKDFEQGPPLEANIVVRLFGEDQDVLRKLSFQVENILRGQKGTIYVNNELNTYKTDVKVKINKEKARTLGVLTSDIDKVIRLAVAGLNVGDYIDDRGDARNVTLTLPRDKFSNLDALKNLYVNNIQGTPIALNQVAALSFETSPTAINHFNKSRFSKVTAVSQEGYYANDLLTEIVPKLDQLKMPKGYYYKLAGEKESEGDSLGGNFLSVIILSTFLFIAVLLLQFKTFKGIIIVLSIIPLGILGGVVFLLIDGSPMSLVAIIGFIGLSGIQVKNSLLLVDFTNQLRQEGYSIDEAIAIAGETRFLPVVLTSITAICGLIPLALNSNPLIAPLAIVLIGGLVSSTILSRIVTPVMYKLIPPTIEEV
- a CDS encoding alpha/beta fold hydrolase; this encodes MNFKNVKTQSINIGGTDFYYRKLGEDKPGLPIIFLNHLTATMDDCDPKIMEGLASEHPIICFDNRGIGSTGGVTPKNVAEMATDAIAFIKALGYQKVDLFGFSLGGFITQEILLREPQLVHKVILAGTGPASGAGISKMTPVVIKDVIKGNFTFRNPKFYLFFNKNANGHKAAKSYLKRLKERKENRGEKLKMKHLTHQLDAIKAWGLQAPQDLSVIIQPVLIVNGENDKMVPASNSYELKNRIKNSEIIIYKDAGHGSIFQNHEDFVKKALEFLAK
- a CDS encoding thioesterase family protein, coding for MENRIFKYEMTIKEFHLDTFGHVNNAAYLQIYEEARWEFITHNGYGLDKIKETGLGPVILEINLRFIRELHLRKKITIHSQTTEYNSRIGTIKQWITNSEGKICSDTEMKIGLFDTHRRKLVQPTKEWLDAIK
- a CDS encoding PhzF family phenazine biosynthesis protein, yielding MKLNLYQIDAFTEKTFGGNQACVVPLEEWLSDEMLLKIANENAVAETAFFVEKGKKIHLRWFTPEIEMDLCGHATLATAHCLKQILGHKSDKIVFETLSGDLTVAVENGLYKMDFPSRMPLKANLPAVIENAISIKPKEVFKSRDYVLVYDNESQIRNITVDRQIFDQINLDPGGVIVTAKGDKSDFVSRFFTPQASILEDPVTGSAHCSLIPFWAGRLNKKELYALQVSERLGELFCEDRGERVTISGRAKTYSIGNIWIE
- a CDS encoding Ig-like domain-containing protein — encoded protein: MNNQLHFIFFKEKKYFHIVWIFCILLTSNLYAQRGYYDAQYKRYEANAGQLSNGAATTSKSYIQADLQSEASDQVCVNMSATNATVQWTLTEAADGLVIRYSVPDGQSATLGVYNGNTKITTLTLTSTWSWEYLWSNGNPNNNGITNQNPRMRFDEVRYKLPAKISASGTLKLVRESGNVHLDFAEIEPVPTSVTAPTGSVTYTGNGSDLQTFIDANGGKKIFIPSGVYNVNRELYFGVANTSLIGAGMWYTQINFTNTSSGNGGLRANAAGISFTDLYLSTNSTSRSNSYKAINGVFTSSSIVKNIWAEHFECGAWIAQYNVGGPAIADGFTVSHCRFRNNYADGINLCKGTANSIVEHCSFRNNGDDDQAIWSADGLECINNTFRYNTSENCWRACGLAIYGGKNNKAYNLIIKDNLEAGIRVSNNFPGAPFNNDGMHEIHDITVTACGTFNDTYNNPVAAVDIFSATNAGTQVKNVQLYNIDILDSRNDAISISKRSGDGIYNLSFKDITVNGTGKEFPNNNALNRNWGRGYFVLIAGSPAGNGTYCNMNYSYRGGNAAANEELSAIGSFSWTQSSNCSSTSIAVTGVTVSPTTATLSVGATQQLTPTVAPANATNKTVSYSSNNTGVATVNGAGLVTAIASGSATIMVTTQDGAKTATAVITVNTSNVAVTSVSLSPSSATLAAGGTQQLTPTVLPSNATNKAVSYASNNTGVATVNASGLVTAISNGTAIITVTTASGNKTSTAIITVSTATGNYFTIKNKWTNNYLYDAGANVGYGATVANNNYKWEKVAIDATYFVLKNVGTGDVMHIENLTGAVQCTAAGSDWWSAQWSTENVDGTWVRIKNRWQTGGMIHIENLNGSAQYAGAQNNWESAQWQFQSTSTAKKINANKEVAAENNSLVSIYPNPSTNKEFNIVLPELKTGEIASVIVTDINGRKVLVNQLSSSAKINHNLASGIYVVTISSNGFNVSKKLIVK